One Rissa tridactyla isolate bRisTri1 chromosome 1, bRisTri1.patW.cur.20221130, whole genome shotgun sequence DNA segment encodes these proteins:
- the KERA gene encoding keratocan — MTLNICTSLLLLFLGNSVWTRTVRQVYDDLDPEHWSHYTSECPRECFCPPSFPNALYCDNKGLKDIPAIPARIWYLYLQNNLIETISEKPFVNATHLRWINLNKNKITNSGIESGVLSKLKRLLYLFLEDNELEEVPAPLPVGLEQLRLARNKISRIPEGVFSNLENLTMLDLHHNSLLDSALQSDTFQGLNNLMQLNIAKNSLKKMPLSLPANTLQLFLDNNSIEVIPENYFSAIPKVTFLRLNYNKLSDDGIPPNGFNVSSILDLQLSHNQLTKIPPINAHLEHLHLDHNRIKSVNGTQICPVSIAVEDDYGFYGNIPRLRYLRLDGNEIQPPIPLDVMICFRLLQAVVI; from the exons ATGACTCTAAACATCTGTACAAGCCTTTTGCTCTTATTCTTGGGTAATTCTGTGTGGACTCGAACTGTGAGACAAGTTTATGATGATCTGGATCCTGAGCATTGGTCTCACTACACTTCTGAGTGTCCACGAGAGTGCTTTTGTCCTCCTAGTTTCCCCAATGCATTATACTGTGATAACAAAGGACTTAAAGACATACCTGCAATCCCAGCAAGAATTTGGTACCTTTATCTTCAAAACAATCTAATTGAAACCATTTCAGAGAAGCCTTTTGTGAATGCCACTCATCTGAGATGGATAAATCTGAACAAGAATAAGATCACCAACAGTGGAATTGAGAGCGGCGTGCTGAGCAAGCTGAAAAGGTTGCTTTACTTATTTCTTGAAGATAACGAATTGGAAGAGGTACCTGCTCCATTACCGGTGGGCCTGGAACAGCTAAGACTGGCTAGAAACAAAATCTCCAGAATCCCAGAAGGAGTCTTCAGCAACTTGGAAAACCTTACTATGTTAGATCTGCACCATAACAGTTTGTTGGACAGCGCTCTTCAAAGTGACACCTTCCAAGGACTCAACAATCTTATGCAACTCAACATAGCAAAAAATTCACTCAAGAAAATGCCTTTGAGCCTTCCAGCTAACACACTGCAGCTGTTTTTGGATAACAACTCCATTGAGGTGATACCAGAAAATTACTTCAGTGCAATACCCAAAGTGACTTTCCTTAGGCTGAACTACAATAAATTATCTGATGACGGTATTCCCCCAAATGGGTTTAATGTTTCATCTATTCTAGATCTACAGCTGTCTCACAACCAGCTCACTAAAATTCCACCGATCAATGCTCATCTTGAGCACCTTCACCTTGATCACAACAGAATCAAAA GTGTCAATGGCACTCAAATATGCCCAGTCTCAATTGCCGTAGAAGACGACTATGGTTTTTATGGCAACATCCCTCGCCTCCGATACCTTCGCCTGGATGGAAATGAAATTCAACCTCCAATCCCACTGGATGTCATGATATGTTTCCGACTACTTCAAGCTGTTGTCATATAA